From the Choloepus didactylus isolate mChoDid1 chromosome 22, mChoDid1.pri, whole genome shotgun sequence genome, one window contains:
- the NUDT21 gene encoding cleavage and polyadenylation specificity factor subunit 5, with product MSVVPPNRSQTGWPRGVNQFGNKYIQQTKPLTLERTINLYPLTNYTFGTKEPLYEKDSSVAARFQRMREEFDKIGMRRTVEGVLIVHEHRLPHVLLLQLGTTFFKLPGGELNPGEDEVEGLKRLMTEILGRQDGVLQDWVIDDCIGNWWRPNFEPPQYPYIPAHITKPKEHKKLFLVQLQEKALFAVPKNYKLVAAPLFELYDNAPGYGPIISSLPQLLSRFNFIYN from the exons ATGTCCGTGGTGCCTCCCAATCGCTCGCAGACCGGCTGGCCCCGGGGGGTCAACCAATTCGGCAACAAGTACATCCAGCAGACCAAGCCACTCACTCTCGAGCGCACCATCAACCT GTACCCTCTTACCAATTATACTTTTGGTACAAAAGAGCCCCTCTATGAGAAAGACAGCTCTGTTGCAGCCCGATTTCAGCGCATGAGGGAGGAATTTGATAAAATTGGAATGAGGAGGACTGTAGAAGGAGTTCTGATTGTACATGAGCACCGGCTACCCCATGTGTTACTGCTACAACTAGGAACAACGTTCTTCAAATT ACCTGGTGGTGAACTTAACCCAGGAGAAgatgaagttgaaggactaaaACGCTTAATGACagag ATACTGGGTCGTCAAGATGGAGTCCTGCAAGACTGGGTCATCGATGATTGCATTGGTAACTGGTGGAGACCAAATTTTGAACCTCCTCAG TATCCGTATATTCCTGCACATATTACAAAGCCTAAGGAACATAAGAAGTTGTTTCTGGTTCAACTTCAAGAGAAAG CCTTGTTTGCAGTCCCTAAAAATTACAAGCTGGTAGCTGCACCATTGTTTGAATTATATGACAATGCACCAGGATATGGGCCCATCATATCTAGTCTTCCTCAGCTTTTGAGCAG gttcAATTTTATATACAACTGA